The window TTCCCTGGGGCCTCAAGAAGACATCAGCCTCGCCCAGAAGGGAGCTAAGCTTTAACAGGACAAACAACTTGAGCACATTTTTTGAGTCAGGCAGCAGCCTTTCCCTAGAAACAGCCGCAACAGAAGGTGGCCGCCTGGCTTTCACGAAGAACGAAGGTGGAATGGCCAAGTTAGATATTTTGAAAAAGCCAAGCACATTAAATCTAGTAATTTTAGAggtttctaaaagaaaaacagactctGATGTCAAGGAAAGCCCCAAGGAAGACTAATTCCATTAGGAGCTCCATCAAATAACACAAGAAGAATGACAATTTACAGCTCTGGAAACGAGCCCAAGTGGTCTGATGTGTTGTTTGCTTTGGTCCTAATTCTCTGTCTGAAACATGACACGTGAGTCACTTCACGGACAAGGGTTGGAAGAGCTGTAACCGACTGTCCCTCTAGCTGTGGCCCTAGAACAGCGGTGCCCAGGCTGCCTGCTCTGACCTGGgccttccctgccctgccccccgcCCATGAGATCCTCAGTAAGATCCTGGAAGAGCACTGAGAAAAGGACCCACGAAACCAGGCTGGGACATCTTCACGGAACCATCTCCCTACTGTCAGCTGCCATCTGCTTTAAGTGGCCATTCGTGATCCAGGAGCCTTTGAGGAACAGTAAGTCTAACTCCTTGCCTGTTATAGATGCtcaaactgaggcccacagaggttCAGTGATGTGCTCAAGCTAGTCAGGACCCAAAATAAAGAACCTGTTTAATGATTATGCTTTGGTTGTTAGGGTTGAGAACAGTACTTTCTTCAACTGTCATATCGCTAAGCAAGGGGTTTTAATACTTCTACATATCAGATACGTTCCCAGCAGCCTCTCAGCACTGAGAGAGAAATGCCCATAAGGGCAGCACCTCCCACCTGACATGGGTCTAACAATTTGACGGCTAGAGATAAACATTACATtccacattttctattttaaataggaGACCGACCAAACTCTAAGGGAGATGCCCTATACCCTCCATAAGTTAAGAACACAGTTGTTTATCAGATTAAATTCTGTCTGAGTCAAGGCAGAAAATTGTGACCTGGGGCTAGTAATTTTCTaggaaaatctggaagaaatgttTTGCAAGGTGGTTTACTACCAAAGTAACACCAGTACTAAGTTGTTTATAGGTGATGGTTATGCTGACAGATGCAGATTAAGTTATGTTATTACGTGAACACAAAGAGGGTCTTCAGACAAACTTCTTAACAAGTACTggataacattttaataaaacaggCAAAGAGGATGCATCAGAGCAAGCAGTGATAAAAACTGCAGTCAAGCTGAAAGTCAGGGCTATGCGTCCTGAGAGGAGGGGACCAGAGAAAAACTTTCCAACTTCAAGGAACAGGATTAGAGACTTGAGTTTCTCCTTTGCAGATGCAAATGGATTCTAAACAAAACAGTGCTTGCTGGCAAGAATGATGTTAAAAGATATTTCAAAGCAAACACACTTCCCTAGCTCCTCTGTACAAGAAGTTTTACTTTACTAGGACACCAAGTTCATCTGCAAGATAGTGAGAAGTTCTCTAATGCAGaataatttcacattttaattcCCTCTACATGGAAATTAGAGCTCTTCTGTCTTTTGTTGTTTCAAATGCTTTGGAACGTTCATTTAATGGCACAAGTTCTAAAACAATGGCTAGAGAGAAAACGaagatattttatgaaattatatcagtttgaggttaaaaaaaaaaacaacagcagatTTACTGAACTGTTCTTAACAGCACACTGAATCCAAACCCCACAAGAGAATCCAAAGCCTATAAAGTGAATTTAGATTCATTTTCTTCTGCAGAAAAGTCAAAAGTGCTTCTGATGATTTCCCAAATCTGAAACAGTGCAAAAGGCTGTTTGCTTAATTAAGACAACTGGTGTCGCCAACGATTCCGCCTCTGTCTACTCTACAGAATGTTCTCACTCAGGGTCCTTTTAATGAAGATTCCTGGGAAAAATCACTGTCCAGTCCTGATGTCAAGAATAGCtgttaccgggcttccctggtggcgcagtggttgggagtccgcctgctgatgcaggggacgcgggttcgtgccccggtccgggaggatcccgcatgccgtggagcggctgggcccgtgagccatggccgctgggcctgcgcgtccggagcctgtgctccgcaacgggagaggccacagcagtgagaggcccgcgtaccgcaaaaaaaaaaaaaaaaaaaaaaagaatagctgttACCACTGATTGCAAAgttcatttgcttttgtttttttaatacatttatttattttatttttggctgtgttgggtcttcgttgctgcgcgcgggctttctctagttgcggtgagcgggggctactcgttttttttttttttttttttttttgcaggagcAGGAGCGCAGGAGCGAGTCCTCGCATCCACTATTACTCCTGTGCCCAACGCTCAACCACTCTCACGAGCTTCTTCCACCGGCATCAGCATTTCCCAGGAGTGCCCTGTGTGACCGCCCGCTTCCCGGGCACTGGATCTTCAACACTTCCGGGCCTTTGGTACCCATCCCGCCCTGTGGGCAGCTCAGAAGTAGGCAGCGGGGAAGCAGGGCTGCTTGAGCAGGTGATCATCCCAAGAGGCTTTCTTACCGAAGAGCTCGATGTAGACCTCCTGAAGCGTGTGGACACTGCAGAACTGGTTCAGCTCGTGGTGGATCTTGTTGAAGATGAGCGCCTTGTCGTAGTCGGCAGTGTAGTTCTTCACTATATCATACactgggaggaagaagagattCAGGATGAGGACGGGCGGGACTCACCACATCCCCGGACACAGCGGCTGTCCCTTCCCGGGGCGCTGCTGCAGACACGGGGCAGGCGTGGGGCCggtggtggggcggggggagtgggctgcaggggaggggctgggctgggggaggggcacggcaAGCACACACCTGCGTGTGGGACCAGGAAGTTCACCACCTCGATTCTGTCGAAGTAGATCATCACGCCACCGCTGTCGGAAGAGGGACGGACACAGCAGTCAAGGCTAAGCTCTGGAATATGGTGCCTCTCCTAGGGGGTGGCGGGAGGTGTGTGACTTGACAGGAAAAGAGGAGAGTtcacgggggtggggtggggtggggtgggggggcggtgagAGGTCAGAGGCAGGAGGCTCTCCAGGCAGGAGTCCTTCCGAGCTGCTAGCGAGAACGCAATCTCGTGAGAAATCACACCTCCTAAAAATACCTCCGCGAAGAAAAAAACGAAACTTTGGCGGTAAGACAAGAGTAGTTCATCTCCTTTTAATCTGCAGTGCCTTTTGATTAAAGCAATCAATCGAAAGGAAGAGACTAAAGAAGGTAACGGAGTTCTCAGAACTTAAAAATGTGGGGTTTTATGGTCACTGTTTCTCACTTTGTTTTCACCATCACTTTAGTTCAGTCCTCCCTGCCCTGACATTCATTAGAAaacaatttcaaacatacagaaaagctgaaagaatagtACAACTAACACTCATATATCAACACCTAAATTtaacaattgttaacattttacctaTCGAttgatctacttttttttttttgctgaacatTTCAAAGCAAGCTGCGGCCAGGATACCTTAGCCCTTAACACCTGTCAAGCATCAATCACCTAAGAATAATGACAGTCTCCTACAGAGTCACAATACCATTCCCAAACCTAAGGAAATTAGCAATAATTCCTTACCATATAATACCCAGTCTTTCTCCAAATTTCCCCAGAAGTTCCtgtcatggactgaattgtgtgctCTCCAAAATCCATATGCTGAAACTCTAATCCCCAATGCGACTGTATTTGGAAGCAGGGCCTTTACAcgggtaattaaggttaaatgaggttataatGGTGGGGCCCTGATCTGACTGGACtggtaaaggaaagaagaaaaagacaccagagatctttctctctctccacacgtGCATagaggaaaggccacgtgaggacacagcaaagcAGCCACTTGCAGGCCAGGAACCAACCTTGCTgccaccttgaccttggactttgAGCTTCTAGAACCGTGAGAAAATAAGTggctgttgtttaagccacccagtctgcggCATTCTGTTACGGCAGCCCAAAATGACTAACGCAGTTTCTGTAACGTCTTTAATAGCTGTTATTTTGAAACCAAGTTCTAAGCAAGGTTCACCATTACATTTGCTTATATCTTTACGTCTCCTTTTTGACCCAAGGCCCCTCCAAATACAATGACTTTGTGATGAAATAGGGCCAGTCATTCTGTGGGATGTTCTGATTCTGTGTTTGTCCGAGTGTTTCCTTATGGTGTGGTTTACTTTGTTACTCTGTCCCTGTTCAGACCTTCCTGACTTTTCAACTGGACCACCATATTGGTGGTGAATTTCCGGCCCCTGAGTTCTCCGCCTACCACCTTTCCAACATTCTCCATAGCTAGTTCTGCAAAGTGATCTTCCTCTAGCAAGTTATTTGTGTGCTAAAAGCCTTTATCATGGCATTCGAGGCCCTTCCAAACTTGTCTCCCTTCTGTGATCTTCTCTACTGCACTCCACCACCTACTCAACTCAGAACATAGGGAGCTTGGGGGCAGAGAACTTGGTGAAACCACCAAGTGGTATGTCCCTTTTCACTGTCTCTTACTGTAGCCAGCCAGATGGCCTTGCCTCTTATTTGGGCTTCACAGCTTTATTCTGGGCACCTTACCTTGTCCCACAAGGTACGTTCTTCACCTCATCTGTCTGGAGTGTGGTCTGGAATTAGGGGAGACATAAGATGCTGTAAGGTGAGCAGTGACAAACAAAGTGAGTTCTTTTGGGAAACCCAAACAGCCTTTGCCTTGAATACTTATTTGGGTTAAACTTGGCCTCTGTGAAATGTGAACACCCCCAATGAGTGCTCCTCACTTACAGAGTGTGAGACTAAACCAAGCAAAGGTACCCACCCCGCTTCCCTGTAAGTGAACCACCACATGAACAGGCTGAGCAATGATGGTTGAGTGAAAAAGACCCTGGATTAGGAGTCCTAAGACCCGTGTTTACTTCCGTTTCTTCCATTTACTAGTCTTGAAACAGCAGATTCTTTATTTAACCTCATAGCCTCTAAAACCTGCTCGGCCCATTCTCAGGATTACTGTGAgactcaaatgagataatgtgcacGGAATGCACTTTGAAAACCATCAAGCACAGTAAATGGCAGAAGAAACCTACAGGGCAGATGCTGATGAGGTATCCCAGGATACTTCCCTGGGTTAGTTTAAAAGTCATTCTCTGAATCTTCTTATTCCTCTTAGCTGGACATACTTCAAAGATGACTAGTCTAACTTAGCCTGGCTTTGGGTCTGTCATAACTAATCCTACACCTATTTTAGATGTCGTTTCCCTTCTCCAAGTTCACCCCCCCCAATTATGTTCACATCTCTGAAATTCAAAAAAGAACCAGCAAAATTACCATGTTTCATTTCCATCTATCTTGGTAGCCTGTGGTTTAAAACATACAGATGCACAAACATCCTATTTTTCCTTCTGCATATTCAGAACAGATTCTTCTCTGGTTTTGTCTTGAAGTGAAGCCATATTTCCCAGCTGGGAATGACAGGCCAAGGCAATGACCCCGTTCAGCTATTTCAACAATCAAGTAAAACTCCAGAAGTAAGTGGCTCATGGAGCCTCATACTTCATATTATATATAGGACTTATTCTTAAGTGATTCCTTGAAAAGGCATTACACTCATCCACTCATCCAATGGCTAAATCATTCCAAATCACGCACTAATCACCACCCAAGTCTGCAGTCGTCCAACCCTGCCCCACAAGCCGAGTATACCTGCACAGACTTATAGGATGTGATGAATGGGAGCATGAGATGGAAGCCAGGGCCGCTGGTGGAAGTCAGCAGGGCACCGCCTctgcagaggagggagagagaggcaggctTGGTTTAGCAAAGGGGTGTCTGTTACATCAATACTGTTTGGGCCCACTTTCTCTGCAGCCCCATAAACATTTAATATAGAGTGACATGTGCCAGAGCCATGCCCACAGATCCCTGTCTTCCTCTCAGCTTGACCCTAATATTCTAGGAAGCCTGACGCTAAAACCTAAAACCGCTATTCATGCTTTTGCAGTGAGAAAAACGGGCACACagacaaaatggaataaagacagcAGAATCCTTGGCTATACTTGAGATAAGAGAGGAGAGCTGTTTTGTTGTATCTGTCGGGCTTGTGGAGATCCACAAGGGCAGTTAAATCCGGGAATATAGTGACCAATTAATGGTACTAGTGTTGGAGTCCAGTGACACAAAGAACCAAAAGGATAATTTTAAGTACACTTGATAAACCATCTAAATATGTTTTTGGCAGTACAGTTACTTTTCTAATCAAGTCATATGTAAatggtaataaaattaaaagccatTTTGGGGGACATAGAAACAGATGGTGGGAAGAAATAATTAAAGGGAGAGGGGAACCCAATCAGACTTCTAGAACTCGCTACCGGCATCCAGAGAAAAAGCATTATGGGGTACATATAAGAAGGGGCTCATAAAGACTTACAGCACATACCTTGGTTATGGAGGTGACTCAAAGGAAAGCAACCCAAGATTtatattaaatgcttttttgctttatattaagtcacagatacattttttttaaaaaaggagcaataaaaataaagtgacataATGGGTTATTGTAAGAACCACTATCCTAGAGCTTGCCTTGATGGATACAAGTCAACCTGTAGGCTCTTCCATTCTTCctgaaatgttaattttaaagagTAGGTCCACATGACATCTCCTCAGGTTGCCATCAAGAACCGGTACTCGTCAGAGGCAAGCTTGTGGCACCATGACGCCCAGAGGCAAGTAGGAGAAAACAGTGTTTCAGAGATGATCTTCAAGGAGCATGATTGCCTTTAGGTTTTCTCTCCAAATCTCTCTACACGTTTATCGATTATCATCCATGGCATCAGACTACTaggttttatatttacatttatatatgtatttacgtgtgtgtgtattcccCTCCCCACGGTCACTGACACGAAAGCTCAATCTAAAAGACTCCCCTattcaacaaaatataaacacaatTGGTCAGCAGAATCTGTTAAACATTGACTAGGAAAGCCAGTCGTTGAACAGGAAGTTGCAAGCTATGCCGTGTCACTGCCTTACCTGTAATACACCCCAATATGTCCCTCTTCTATCTTGTGCACAGCTGAGAAGAGAGATGCACACAAGAAACTGGCAGCCACAGCCAAAACTGCTCCCAACTGAGCCATCAGTGAGCGTTCACCCTGGGGGAAAAGATACAGCAAGATGTGTGCGCTCTGACTTGCGGGAGAAAAGCTCTGACAGCGAGAGCACCTCCCCAAGCTGAGCTCCAGAAAGTGGCTCACGTCCAGCCTGTAGTAGTATGAACACAAGGCTAGATCTACAACTCTCTTCCTCCTTGCTCTCACTTGGCACCACCATTCCTTAACTGGCTCCAGATACAGCCGTGGCCCAAGGGAAAACCAGTGCCAATTGGGCAGCGTTCAGGACACAGCCTTCCCTTCCTGTGAACACGAACGGCCTGTCACCGGAGCCACTCATATTAGTAAAAGGGAAGCGAGGCAGCTGCAGTACGTTGGCCCAAATTACAGAGGATGTCAGATGACAGGCAGTTGTGGCTGTGTAATTCTGGTCAGAGCCTCCCAGTCCTTAATTGCCTGCCACTTCAAAGGAAACCATTATTTACTCCTTTCAGAGGCTGGAGCGACACAGACAGCATGCGAGCCGAGTTCCATGGCGGGATTCTCTGGCCTTTCATCCACCTTCCCCGTTATTCCTTTGGCCCTAAACAATATAGGTATCTAAGCAGCACTGAAGCCACACTCCCTCCCATATGCTTGACTAGCACTTTGCAACTGACAGGTTCCCCAAGCCCATGGTTAGAGGGGAAAGGGGGTTCCCCAGGCTGGGTAGACTCTGGGGCTCCTGGGTTCAACTGTATTCGGGCACCAGGACGCGAAGGAGTTGGCATCCAGAGACTCATTTCCTAAACACTGAATGATCTGGAAAAACTACAGTAACTGTCAGCGAGGTTCCCAATCGGGCGCGCCTGGGCCCACGCGTCCAGCGCGTGGATTTCTGTCTCCCGGGTCTAACTTAACTCGGGCGTAGACGTCTGCGAGGCGCTTATTTCACCGTGCGGCCTCCAGCTACCGATCTGCAGCTGCGTCCTATGTGCAAAAACCCTTTCCTCCCCGAAGTCACCCCCGCTCCACCTCGCGCTCCTTCCCTGCCCTCTTCTGAGAGAGGGTCGCGAGTCCCAGGAGCCCTGGTTCGGGGCTGGAGGCTCCAAGAGCCTCCGCTCCGTCCCGTCTAGAGGCTCGCGGGGAAGGGACGGGACAGAAAGGGGTTGCTTTCCCGCTCCCGAGGGAGAAAGGATGCTGTGCTGGGGGCCGGGGGGAACCGTCGATCAGCTCCTGCCGGGAGCCTCACCGAGGCCCAAACGCGCGCGCTAAGGGGCGGGGGCCGCGTACCAGGCTGTCCCTCCAGGCGCTCCGTACTCGTCC is drawn from Lagenorhynchus albirostris chromosome 21, mLagAlb1.1, whole genome shotgun sequence and contains these coding sequences:
- the ERLIN2 gene encoding erlin-2 isoform X2, with translation MAQLGAVLAVAASFLCASLFSAVHKIEEGHIGVYYRGGALLTSTSGPGFHLMLPFITSYKSVQTTLQTDEVKNVPCGTSGGVMIYFDRIEVVNFLVPHAVYDIVKNYTADYDKALIFNKIHHELNQFCSVHTLQEVYIELFDQIDENLKLALQQDLTSMAPGLVIQVLFLSLSRLCG